GGTGCGGCGCCGAGTTGCTCGTGCACGCCTACGCCGACGGCCGCGCGCCCGGGGCGGAACGGCTCGCCCGCATGGCTCTCCGCTACGCCACCGTCTCGGCGCCGGGCATCAGCGAGGACATCGCGCTCCAGCTCGCGCACGACCGCGGCGCCGAGCTGATCGTCGCGGTCGGCACGCACTTCAACCTCGTCGAGTTCATGGAGCGCAACCGGGCGGGGATGGCGTCGACGTTCGTGACCCGCCTGAAGGTGGGGGAGGTGCTGGTCGACGCCAAGGGCGTGTCGCGCCTCGTCTCCCGCCGTGTGGGCGTGTGGCCGCTCGCGGCGTTCGCGGCCGCCGGCGTGACCGCGATCGTCGTCGCGGTGCTCGTCTCGCCCGCTCTGCGCAACGTCATCGAGCTGCTCACGCGCAGCCTCGCAGACGCGCTCGGGCTGTAGCCCCGCCCCGACGCGCGCGGGCGAGGGCGGACATCGAAGCGCTGCGTCTCTGCGAGACTGGGGCCGTGTTCGACCTCCGCTACCACGTGGCGTCGCTGACGGCGGTCTTCGTCGCGCTCGTGATCGGGATCCTCGTCGGCATCGGCCTCTCCGGCCGCGGCTTCGTGAACGACGCCGAGCGCCGTAACCTGATGAGCCAGATCGCGTCGCTGAAGGCTGAGCGCGACGCGGCGAACGGGCTCCTCGACGCTGCCGAGCGCGGCCGGCGGGCGCTGCAGGACTTCGCAACGGGCACGTACCCGGTGCTCGTTGCGGGGCGCCTCCAGGGCAAGCGCGTCGCGGTGCTGTTCGTCGGCCCGGTCGACCCGACCGTGTCCTTCGCCGTGGCGCGGGCGGTTCGCGACGCGGGCGGACGGATCGTGCGCACGCGCGCGATCGGCGTGCCGCTCGAAGAGCAGCGCGTCCAGGACGCGCTGGCCGCCCAGCCTGCGCTCGACGGCTACGCGGGCCCGGACAGCATCGACGAGCTCGCGCGCGGGCTTGCCCGCGAGTTCGCAGGCGGTGGCAAGACCCCCCTCTGGGACGCGCTCGACGGGGTGATCGTCGAGGAGCAGTCCGGCCCTTCGCGCACGCCCGCCGACGCCGTCGTCGTCGCGCGGCCCGCAGCGCCGCAGCGCGGGCCGACCAAGCAGTTCCTCTCGTCCCTCTACAGCGGTCTCGCGCGCTCGGGCGCGCCGGCCGTCGGGGTCGAGGAGTCCGGCGTCGTGCCGAGCGCGATCCCGGCCTTCGCCCGTGGCGGCCTCTCCACCGTCGACTCCGTCGAGACGGCCGCCGGAAGGCTGGCGCTCGTGCTCGTGCTCGACGGCGCGCAGCCCGGCAGCTACGGCGTCGAGGAGGATGCGGGTGACGGCGTGCTGCCGCCGATCGAGACCACCCCGCCGCGCGGGTGACGGGCGAGCTCACCATCCTCGTCGCCGCCCGTGACGAGGAGGAGCGGATCGCGGCCACGGTGCTCGGGCTGCGCGACCTCTTCCCCGAGGCGGCCGTCGTCGTCGCCGACGACGGCTCCCGGGACGGCACGGCTGCGGCGGCGGAGCGCGCCGGCGCGCGGGTGATCAGGCTCCAGCGCCGGGGCAAGGGGCAGGCGCTCGCCCTCGCCGAGCGGCGATGCCCGCCGGGGCCGCTGCTGCTCTGCGACGCCGATCTCGCGGGCGACCTGCGGCCGCTCGTCGGCACGGGTGCCGACCTCGCGATCGCGGCCTTCGCCCGGCGCCAGGGCGGCGGCTTCGGAATCGCGAAGCGGGCGGCGCGGGCGCTCATCCGCGCGCGGGCAGGCTTCGACGCCGGTGAGCCGCTGTCGGGGCAGCGCGCGCTCTCCCCACGCGCGCGCGCCGCCGTGTTCCCGGTCGCGGCGGGCTTCGGCGTGGAGACCCGCATGACGATCGACGCGGTGCGCGCCGGCCTGCAGGTGCGCGAGATCGAGTTGGATCTGGCGCACCGGGCGACCGGGCGCGACCTGCGCGGCTTCCTCCACCGGGGGCGGCAGCTCGCCCAGATCGTGCTCGCGTGCGGCCCCCAGGGCGTCAACTTCCGGGGGCTTCGCCTGCCCCTCGTCGGAGCGCTCGTCGGCCTGGCCCAGCCGTCATCGGCCCCGGTGGCCGCGATCGGCCTCGCCGACGACCTCTGGAGCGGCCCCGAGCGGGGCTTCTGCGGCCATCTTCGCGGCGGTGCGACGACCGGCACCCTGAAGCTCGTCGGCATCCCGCTGTACGCTCTCCTGCGCACCCGCTCGCTCTCCGGCGCGCTGCTCGTCGGCCTGTGCGCGAACACCGTCAACCAGCTCGACACGCGGCCCGGACGCGCGCTCAAGGGCTTCGCGCTCGGCGCGCTCCTCCTTCGGCGCGTGCCCCGGGGGGCGGCCGGGATGGCCGTCCTGCTCGCGCCCTACGATCTTCGGGAGATGGCGATGCTCGGAGACGCGGGATCGAACGCACTGGGGGCCGTGCTAGGTTTCGCTTCCGTGCGGACGCTCACGGGACGCAGGCGGTGGGGCGCGATCGGGGCGCTGGCCGCTCTGACCCTCGTCGGTGAGCGCCGCTCGCTCGGACGCCTGATCGAGTCGACTCCCCTCCTGCGCGAGCTCGACGCCGCCGGCAGGACTCCGTGAGCGACCGCCCGACCAAGTACGTGTTCGTCACGGGCGGCGTCGTCTCCGCTCTCGGGAAGGGCATCGTCGTGGCATCGCTGGGTCGCCTGTTGAAGTCGCGCGGCCTGCGCGTGCAGGCGCAGAAGTTCGACCCGTACCTCAACGTCGACCCGGGAACGATGAGCCCCTTCCAGCACGGCGAGGTGTTCGTGACCGAGGACGGGGCCGAGACCGACCTCGATCTCGGCCACTACGAGCGCTTCATCGACGAGAACATCTCCCGCAACGGCAGCCACAGCGCCGGTGCGATCTGGGACACGGTGCTGCGCAAGGAGCGCAAGGGCGAGTTCCTCGGCGCCACGGTGCAGGTGATCCCCCATATCACGAACGAGATCAAGGCGCGCATCCGCCGCGGCGCCGCAGCGCAGCCGGCCGACGTCGTCATCTCGGAGATCGGCGGCACCGTCGGCGACATCGAGTCGCTGCCGTTCCTCGAGGCGATCCGGCAGTTCCGCCGTGAGGTGGGGCAGCAGAACGTCCTCTACCTGCACGTCACGCTCGTCCCGTTCATCGAAGCCGCCGGAGAGCTGAAGACGAAGCCGACGCAGCACTCCGTCAACGAGCTCCGCCGCATCGGCATCCATCCCGACATCGTCGTCTGCCGCTCGCACGAGGAGATGTCCGAGGAGATTCGCGACAAGATCGCGCTCTTCGCCGACGTCGACCTGGATGCGGTGATCGCCTGCCCGGATGTGGCCGACGTGTACCTCGTCCCCGAGCGCCTGCAGGCCGAGGGGCTCGACACGCTCGTGTGCGAGCGGCTCGGGCTCGACACTGCGCCCGCCGTGCTCGGCGAGTGGCAGGAGCTCACGGACAAGATCGGTCGACGCCGCGAGGACGTCGAGATCGCCCTCGTCGGCAAGTACATCAAGCTCCACGACGCGTACCTGTCGGTGCACGAGGCGCTCAAGCACGCAGGGGTGCAGCAGGGGGCGATGGTGCGTGTGCGCTGGTTCGACTCCGAGAACATGACCTACGACGAGGCGGTCGAGGAGCTCGAGACGGTCGACGGCGTGCTCGTCCCCGGCGGTTTCGGCTCGCGCGGGTGGGAGGGAAAGATCCTCGCGTGCAGGGTCGCGCGCGAGCAGGGCATCCCGTACCTCGGCATCTGCCTCGGCATGCACGTCGCCGTGTCGGAGTTCGCCCGCCACGTGTGTGGCATGGAGGGCGCCAACTCGACCGAGATGGACCCCGAGACGCCGTATCCGGTCATCGACCTGCTGCCCGAGCAGAAGGAGATCGAGGATCTCGGCGGCACGATGCGGCTCGGCGCGCAGGCGGTGGAGCTCGCCGAGGGCACGCGCACGCGTGAGGTCTACGGCGAGCCGACGATCCACGAGCGCCACCGGCACCGCTACGAGGTGAACAACCAGTACCGCGAGCAGCTCGTCGCGCACGGGCTCGTCGTCTCCGGCACGTTCCAGGAGGGGCGCCTGGTGGAGATCGTCGAACTGCCCGATCACCCGTGGTTTCTCGCGAGCCAGTTCCACCCGGAGTTCAAGTCGCGGCCGACGCGGCCGGCGCCGCTGTTCCGCGAGTTCGTCGCCGCCGCGCTCGAGCGGGCCCGGACGCGAGGGCGCATGTCCGTGCAGGCCGCGCGTTCATAGCGGCGCGTGCCCGTGCCCGACGCCGTCGAGCTCTTCCTCGAGCTTGCCTCGATCCCGAGCCCTCCCGGCGAGGAGCGTGCCGTCGCCGATCGCGTGATCGGCGTCCTCGACGAGATCGGCGTGCCGTGGGACGAGGACGCGTGCGGCCCTGCGATCGGCTCGACGATGGGCAACGTGCTCTGCCGCCTGCCGGGTCGGGTCGACGGCGGCGTGCCGCTGTTCCTGTGCGCCCATCTGGACACGGTGCCGCCGTCGGCGCCGATCGTGCCGACCGTCGAGGACGGCGTCGTGCGGAACGCTGCGGGCACGATCCTCGGCGCAGACGACAAGGCCGCCGTCGTGGTCATGCTCGAGGCGGCACGGCGGATCGTCGCCGCAGGGCTCCCGCACGCCGGCGTCGAGCTGCTGTTCACGCCGAAGGAGGAGGTCGGGCTGCTCGGCGCCGACGCTTTCGACACCGCGCGCCTGGAGGCCCGCGTCGGCTACGTGTACGACCAGGCGGCGCCCATCGGCCAGATCATCCTCGGGGCTCCGTATGCGCGCTCCTTCGAGGTTCGCTTCCACGGCCGTGCCGCGCACGCGGGCATGGCGGCAGAGGAGGGGCGTTCGGCGATCGCAGCCGCCGCGCGCGCGATCGCGGATCTGCGGCTCGGCCGCATCGACGAGGAGACGACGGCGAACGTCGGCATCGTGAGCGGCGGGACGGCCCGCAACATCGTGCCCGAGTGGTGCGTCGTGCACGCCGAGGCGCGCTCCCACGACGAGCGCAAGCTCGCCGAGCTCGTGCAGGAGATGCTCGACACGTTCTCCTTCGCGGCGAGCGTGTCTGACTGCACCGTCGAGGTCGAGGTGGTCGAGCAGTACCGCGGCTACCGCTTCCGTGCCGACGACCTGCCGGTGAGGCTTGCGCAGCGGGCCCTGCGGCGGGCCGGCTTCGAGCCGTCGACCGCTCTCTCCGGTGGGGCCGCCGACGCGAACGTGTTCAACCAGCGTGGCCTGCAGTGCGTCAACCTCGCCA
This portion of the Gaiella occulta genome encodes:
- a CDS encoding copper transporter, giving the protein MFDLRYHVASLTAVFVALVIGILVGIGLSGRGFVNDAERRNLMSQIASLKAERDAANGLLDAAERGRRALQDFATGTYPVLVAGRLQGKRVAVLFVGPVDPTVSFAVARAVRDAGGRIVRTRAIGVPLEEQRVQDALAAQPALDGYAGPDSIDELARGLAREFAGGGKTPLWDALDGVIVEEQSGPSRTPADAVVVARPAAPQRGPTKQFLSSLYSGLARSGAPAVGVEESGVVPSAIPAFARGGLSTVDSVETAAGRLALVLVLDGAQPGSYGVEEDAGDGVLPPIETTPPRG
- a CDS encoding glycosyltransferase, translating into MTGELTILVAARDEEERIAATVLGLRDLFPEAAVVVADDGSRDGTAAAAERAGARVIRLQRRGKGQALALAERRCPPGPLLLCDADLAGDLRPLVGTGADLAIAAFARRQGGGFGIAKRAARALIRARAGFDAGEPLSGQRALSPRARAAVFPVAAGFGVETRMTIDAVRAGLQVREIELDLAHRATGRDLRGFLHRGRQLAQIVLACGPQGVNFRGLRLPLVGALVGLAQPSSAPVAAIGLADDLWSGPERGFCGHLRGGATTGTLKLVGIPLYALLRTRSLSGALLVGLCANTVNQLDTRPGRALKGFALGALLLRRVPRGAAGMAVLLAPYDLREMAMLGDAGSNALGAVLGFASVRTLTGRRRWGAIGALAALTLVGERRSLGRLIESTPLLRELDAAGRTP
- a CDS encoding CTP synthase produces the protein MSDRPTKYVFVTGGVVSALGKGIVVASLGRLLKSRGLRVQAQKFDPYLNVDPGTMSPFQHGEVFVTEDGAETDLDLGHYERFIDENISRNGSHSAGAIWDTVLRKERKGEFLGATVQVIPHITNEIKARIRRGAAAQPADVVISEIGGTVGDIESLPFLEAIRQFRREVGQQNVLYLHVTLVPFIEAAGELKTKPTQHSVNELRRIGIHPDIVVCRSHEEMSEEIRDKIALFADVDLDAVIACPDVADVYLVPERLQAEGLDTLVCERLGLDTAPAVLGEWQELTDKIGRRREDVEIALVGKYIKLHDAYLSVHEALKHAGVQQGAMVRVRWFDSENMTYDEAVEELETVDGVLVPGGFGSRGWEGKILACRVAREQGIPYLGICLGMHVAVSEFARHVCGMEGANSTEMDPETPYPVIDLLPEQKEIEDLGGTMRLGAQAVELAEGTRTREVYGEPTIHERHRHRYEVNNQYREQLVAHGLVVSGTFQEGRLVEIVELPDHPWFLASQFHPEFKSRPTRPAPLFREFVAAALERARTRGRMSVQAARS
- a CDS encoding M20/M25/M40 family metallo-hydrolase; this encodes MPDAVELFLELASIPSPPGEERAVADRVIGVLDEIGVPWDEDACGPAIGSTMGNVLCRLPGRVDGGVPLFLCAHLDTVPPSAPIVPTVEDGVVRNAAGTILGADDKAAVVVMLEAARRIVAAGLPHAGVELLFTPKEEVGLLGADAFDTARLEARVGYVYDQAAPIGQIILGAPYARSFEVRFHGRAAHAGMAAEEGRSAIAAAARAIADLRLGRIDEETTANVGIVSGGTARNIVPEWCVVHAEARSHDERKLAELVQEMLDTFSFAASVSDCTVEVEVVEQYRGYRFRADDLPVRLAQRALRRAGFEPSTALSGGAADANVFNQRGLQCVNLANGMIDIHTPDERIAVADLEGMVQVTLALVAAALEER